One segment of Parvularcula sp. IMCC14364 DNA contains the following:
- the lpxD gene encoding UDP-3-O-(3-hydroxymyristoyl)glucosamine N-acyltransferase, whose protein sequence is MIDSRFFQSASPLSIAELQQLLGKKAVATGAQAYVSHVADFSDNDLEGAVIFITDAKYLSEKPKSLPSVCLISPKVAAKANLSTDLPGVTILETPNPRADFATIAIALHKSIAEEVGYGDRKDAIIDDSANIDPSVIIGAGANIAADVTICANSVIGPGVSIGPGSIIGANVSITHARLGSHTRISSGARIGEAGFGFVQIDGKQRRIPQLGRVIIGDEVEIGANTTVDRGALNDTIIGAQTKIDNLVQIGHNCRIGARCAIASQTGISGSTSLGDDVMIGGQVGLADHLSIGDGVVIVGRAGLMKDIPAGEKWGGYPAKPARQWFKEVAAVSKLAGTGKK, encoded by the coding sequence ATGATAGATTCACGGTTTTTCCAATCAGCCAGCCCACTGTCTATTGCTGAACTGCAGCAACTATTGGGCAAAAAGGCGGTCGCGACAGGGGCACAAGCTTACGTGAGCCATGTAGCAGACTTTTCAGACAATGATCTTGAAGGGGCGGTCATTTTCATCACTGATGCAAAATACCTGTCGGAAAAACCGAAAAGCCTGCCGTCCGTTTGTCTGATTTCTCCGAAAGTTGCAGCTAAAGCTAACCTGAGTACAGACTTGCCGGGTGTAACAATCCTGGAGACGCCTAACCCACGCGCTGATTTTGCAACAATTGCTATTGCGCTACATAAAAGCATCGCTGAGGAAGTTGGTTATGGTGATCGCAAGGATGCGATTATCGATGATAGCGCTAACATTGACCCAAGTGTGATCATCGGGGCAGGGGCAAACATTGCCGCAGATGTCACGATTTGCGCAAACAGCGTGATTGGTCCGGGCGTGAGTATCGGGCCGGGTTCGATCATCGGGGCTAATGTTTCTATCACGCACGCCCGGCTTGGATCGCATACACGCATTTCCAGCGGTGCGAGAATAGGTGAAGCTGGTTTTGGCTTTGTGCAGATTGATGGCAAGCAACGTCGAATACCGCAGCTTGGCCGCGTTATCATTGGTGATGAAGTTGAAATTGGTGCAAATACAACAGTTGATCGTGGGGCGTTGAATGACACTATCATTGGTGCGCAAACCAAGATCGACAATCTTGTACAGATCGGCCACAACTGCCGGATAGGGGCACGATGTGCTATCGCCTCTCAAACTGGCATATCCGGCAGTACAAGCCTTGGCGACGACGTGATGATTGGTGGACAGGTAGGATTGGCCGACCACTTGTCTATTGGTGATGGTGTTGTCATTGTTGGTCGTGCCGGTTTGATGAAAGACATACCCGCTGGTGAGAAATGGGGGGGATACCCTGCAAAGCCAGCGCGGCAATGGTTCAAGGAAGTTGCCGCTGTAAGCAAACTTGCCGGCACCGGTAAAAAATAA
- the fabZ gene encoding 3-hydroxyacyl-ACP dehydratase FabZ: protein MSDIEQKDYLDPLDILALMELLPHRYPMLMVDKIINITPDNGATGIKNVSINEPYFQGHFPGKPVMPGVLIIESMAQTAAAYTAYAEKLDTKGKVVLFMGLDKVKFRRPVVPGDQLEIHVKTSQKRPPVWKYESKAIVDGKVVAEANYAAMLADPGGI, encoded by the coding sequence ATGAGCGATATTGAGCAAAAGGATTATCTGGACCCTCTCGACATTCTTGCCTTGATGGAACTGCTGCCGCATCGCTACCCGATGCTGATGGTCGACAAAATCATCAACATTACACCAGATAATGGGGCAACAGGTATCAAGAACGTTTCAATAAACGAACCTTATTTTCAGGGGCATTTCCCCGGTAAACCCGTGATGCCGGGCGTCTTGATCATTGAATCAATGGCGCAGACTGCTGCAGCTTATACGGCGTATGCTGAGAAACTGGACACAAAAGGTAAAGTGGTCCTTTTTATGGGACTGGATAAAGTCAAATTCCGGCGCCCGGTTGTACCTGGTGACCAGTTGGAAATACATGTCAAAACCTCACAGAAAAGACCACCCGTCTGGAAATATGAGAGTAAAGCTATCGTTGATGGCAAAGTGGTCGCCGAAGCAAATTATGCCGCTATGCTGGCAGATCCCGGAGGCATTTGA
- the lpxA gene encoding acyl-ACP--UDP-N-acetylglucosamine O-acyltransferase codes for MADTVIHPTAIIEDGASLGTGVRVGPFCHIGSKAVLEDDVILKSHVVIDGNTIIGERTNIAPFASLGSAPQHLGYKGEDTKLIIGQDNNIREYVTMNPGTVSGRGQTVVGNGCLFMASTHVAHDCIVGNNVIMANNATLGGHVSVQDFVFMGGMSAVHQYCRVGIYAFVGAAALVTTDVIPYGSVIGNHARLEGLNIVGMKRRNTPRAVIHKIRSAYRLLFAQEGTLQERIEDVSEMFSDSEEVSRIISFIKAESSRPLCTPKA; via the coding sequence ATGGCAGACACAGTCATCCATCCGACGGCAATAATTGAGGACGGGGCCAGTCTGGGAACAGGTGTAAGGGTGGGGCCCTTCTGTCATATCGGCAGTAAGGCCGTTCTGGAGGATGATGTCATTCTCAAGAGCCATGTTGTTATTGACGGAAATACGATAATAGGTGAGCGGACTAATATCGCCCCCTTTGCCTCACTTGGCAGCGCACCACAGCATCTTGGCTACAAGGGTGAGGATACAAAACTCATCATAGGACAGGACAATAATATCCGTGAATATGTTACCATGAACCCCGGCACCGTTAGTGGGCGTGGCCAGACTGTGGTGGGTAATGGTTGTCTTTTCATGGCCTCTACTCATGTCGCCCATGACTGCATCGTGGGCAATAACGTTATCATGGCAAATAACGCTACCCTGGGCGGGCATGTTTCGGTGCAGGATTTTGTCTTCATGGGCGGCATGTCAGCCGTGCACCAATATTGCCGTGTAGGCATATATGCTTTTGTTGGCGCGGCCGCACTCGTGACGACAGACGTTATACCATATGGGTCTGTGATCGGAAATCATGCGCGCCTCGAAGGATTGAATATCGTTGGTATGAAGCGTCGCAATACGCCGCGCGCGGTGATTCACAAGATACGATCTGCTTACAGACTTCTTTTTGCGCAAGAGGGCACATTACAGGAGCGCATTGAAGACGTGTCAGAAATGTTCAGTGACAGCGAAGAAGTATCCAGAATAATCAGCTTTATAAAAGCTGAAAGTTCTCGCCCTCTGTGCACACCGAAAGCCTGA
- a CDS encoding LpxI family protein gives MQRWTRLGIIAGGGQLPLKLAQTCKAAGKPYFVIRLKGYADDSLAGFDGEECGIAELGKTIRLLKQESCDAIVMAGLVPRPNFSVLKPDWRGAALLPKALSAARKGDGAILNVLVDTFEAEGFLVIGAEEVAEDLLAPSGHLGSVQPTVKDKSDMRKAADVIRALGPFDIGQGAIVRNGFVLAIEAAEGTDQMLRRCANLPEDMKGYEPDETQERRGVLLKRPKPGQELRVDLPTIGVETIRGAAAAGLAGIAIEADAALIMDRQSLITLADREGLFVYGFNESDLQS, from the coding sequence ATGCAACGCTGGACCAGATTGGGAATTATTGCCGGGGGTGGTCAGCTACCCTTAAAGCTGGCCCAGACCTGCAAGGCCGCCGGAAAACCATACTTCGTTATCCGACTCAAGGGGTATGCCGACGATTCGCTCGCTGGTTTCGATGGTGAAGAATGTGGTATTGCCGAATTGGGAAAGACCATACGATTACTCAAGCAGGAATCCTGCGATGCGATTGTTATGGCAGGCCTTGTACCAAGGCCAAATTTTTCGGTGTTGAAACCTGATTGGCGCGGTGCCGCATTGCTCCCCAAAGCCTTATCCGCTGCGCGCAAGGGCGATGGCGCCATTTTGAATGTACTCGTTGACACCTTTGAAGCAGAAGGCTTTCTGGTCATTGGTGCTGAAGAAGTAGCAGAGGATTTGCTCGCCCCATCAGGGCATCTGGGCAGTGTTCAGCCGACAGTTAAAGACAAATCTGATATGCGAAAAGCGGCGGACGTTATACGCGCTCTCGGGCCATTTGACATCGGGCAGGGAGCCATTGTCAGAAATGGCTTTGTGCTGGCTATTGAAGCTGCCGAGGGAACGGACCAGATGCTACGTCGGTGTGCCAATCTACCCGAAGACATGAAAGGGTATGAGCCTGACGAGACACAGGAGCGACGGGGCGTTCTGCTTAAAAGACCAAAGCCCGGGCAGGAGCTGCGTGTTGACCTGCCAACGATTGGTGTAGAGACGATCAGAGGGGCTGCCGCTGCTGGTTTGGCTGGCATAGCCATCGAGGCGGATGCCGCCTTGATTATGGACCGGCAATCCCTGATTACACTTGCTGACAGGGAAGGGCTTTTCGTGTACGGGTTTAACGAAAGCGACCTTCAAAGCTGA